A stretch of Vibrio aphrogenes DNA encodes these proteins:
- a CDS encoding Gfo/Idh/MocA family protein has product MLRLAIIGTNWITERFVQAAIEVNEFELTGVYSRTEARASEFATLFNAPAQCFTDLETMAQSDAFDAVYIASPNSLHYAQSVLMLEHGKHVICEKPVASNITQAEHMYQVAEAHDVVLFEAFKTEYLPNFQLINQNLGKLGKLHKVFINYCQYSSRYQRYLDGENPNTFNPVFSNGSIMDIGFYCVSSAVALFGEPITVKASAHLLDSGVDAHGTVILTYEDHEVVLSHSKVSDSNIPSEIQGEAGSLIIEHISECDHVVLKLRGEAPLRLQVPQVDNSMTYEAKEFAEQIKQGKLCEKAKARALGVSRITTEVRQQTGVVFPADG; this is encoded by the coding sequence ATGCTACGTCTAGCCATTATCGGGACAAACTGGATCACTGAGCGTTTTGTGCAAGCAGCCATAGAAGTGAATGAGTTTGAATTAACCGGCGTGTATTCACGCACCGAAGCGCGAGCGTCAGAGTTTGCTACGCTGTTTAACGCGCCAGCACAATGTTTTACCGATTTAGAGACTATGGCGCAAAGTGATGCGTTTGATGCGGTGTATATCGCAAGTCCTAACTCATTGCATTATGCCCAAAGCGTGTTGATGCTTGAACATGGTAAACATGTGATTTGTGAAAAGCCCGTCGCCTCTAATATCACGCAAGCGGAGCACATGTATCAAGTTGCTGAAGCGCATGATGTAGTGCTATTTGAAGCATTTAAAACTGAGTACCTACCTAACTTTCAGCTCATTAATCAGAACCTTGGTAAGTTGGGTAAGCTACATAAAGTCTTTATTAATTATTGTCAGTATTCATCTCGCTATCAGCGTTATTTGGATGGAGAAAATCCAAATACCTTCAACCCTGTCTTTTCTAATGGCTCGATCATGGACATTGGTTTTTATTGTGTATCGAGTGCAGTGGCACTATTTGGCGAACCTATAACTGTGAAAGCGAGTGCTCACTTACTTGACTCTGGCGTTGATGCGCATGGTACAGTCATTTTAACCTACGAAGACCATGAAGTAGTGCTGTCTCATTCCAAAGTTTCGGATTCGAACATCCCCAGCGAAATTCAAGGCGAGGCGGGCTCACTTATTATTGAACATATTTCAGAGTGTGATCATGTGGTACTCAAATTACGCGGTGAAGCGCCGCTTCGATTACAAGTGCCACAAGTCGATAACAGCATGACTTATGAAGCTAAAGAATTTGCTGAGCAGATTAAGCAAGGTAAATTGTGTGAAAAAGCGAAAGCGCGTGCGCTAGGGGTATCGCGTATTACCACTGAAGTGCGCCAGCAAACGGGAGTCGTATTCCCAGCAGATGGTTAA
- the gorA gene encoding glutathione-disulfide reductase, which translates to MAKHFDYICIGGGSGGIASANRAAMYGAKVALIEAQDLGGTCVNVGCVPKKVMWHGAQIAEAMHLYAKDYGFDVDVKGFDWNKLVESRQAYIGRIHQSYDRVLGNNKVEVIRGFAKFVDSQTVEVNGEHYTADHILIAVGGRPTIPNIPGAEYGIDSNGFFELNEQPKRVAVVGAGYIAVEIAGVLHALGTDTHLFVRKESPLRSFDPMIIDTLVEVMNTEGPTLHTHSVPKQVVKEADGSLTLHLENGETQNVDTLIWAIGRHPATDAINLDATGVATNERGYIKVDEYQETNVKGIYCVGDIMEGGIELTPVAVKAGRQLSERLFNKKPNAKMDYNLVPTVVFSHPPIGTIGLTEAEAKAQYGEDQVKVYTSGFTAMYTAVTAHRQPCKMKLVCAGSDEKVVGLHGIGFTVDEMIQGFAVAMKMGATKADFDSVVAIHPTGSEEFVTMR; encoded by the coding sequence ATGGCAAAGCATTTTGATTACATTTGTATCGGTGGTGGCAGTGGTGGTATTGCTTCTGCTAACCGCGCTGCCATGTATGGCGCAAAAGTCGCATTAATTGAAGCTCAAGACTTAGGCGGCACCTGCGTTAACGTGGGTTGTGTACCGAAAAAAGTGATGTGGCACGGCGCACAAATTGCCGAAGCCATGCACCTATATGCCAAAGATTATGGTTTTGATGTCGACGTCAAAGGCTTCGATTGGAATAAGCTTGTTGAAAGTCGCCAAGCTTATATTGGTCGCATCCACCAGTCTTATGACCGCGTACTTGGCAATAATAAAGTTGAAGTCATCCGTGGCTTTGCAAAATTCGTGGATAGCCAGACCGTTGAAGTTAATGGTGAACACTATACCGCCGATCATATTTTGATTGCCGTCGGTGGTCGTCCAACCATTCCAAATATTCCAGGTGCTGAATACGGCATCGATTCTAATGGCTTCTTTGAGCTCAATGAACAGCCGAAGCGCGTCGCTGTCGTGGGCGCAGGTTACATTGCGGTTGAAATCGCCGGCGTGTTACACGCTCTTGGCACTGACACCCATTTATTCGTACGCAAAGAATCGCCTCTGCGTAGCTTTGACCCTATGATCATCGACACCTTAGTCGAAGTGATGAACACCGAAGGTCCAACACTGCATACTCATTCCGTCCCGAAACAAGTAGTGAAAGAAGCCGATGGTAGCTTAACCTTGCACCTAGAAAATGGTGAAACTCAAAACGTTGATACTTTAATTTGGGCGATTGGTCGCCACCCTGCTACTGATGCGATTAACCTTGATGCGACCGGGGTTGCCACCAACGAGCGCGGCTACATCAAAGTCGATGAATATCAAGAGACTAACGTCAAAGGCATCTACTGTGTTGGTGACATCATGGAAGGTGGCATTGAACTGACACCAGTCGCGGTCAAAGCCGGACGCCAATTGTCGGAGCGTTTATTCAACAAAAAACCAAACGCAAAAATGGACTATAACCTAGTCCCAACCGTGGTATTTAGCCACCCACCGATTGGAACTATTGGCCTCACAGAAGCAGAAGCCAAAGCACAATACGGCGAAGACCAAGTGAAAGTCTATACTTCAGGTTTCACCGCCATGTACACCGCTGTAACCGCCCATCGCCAACCCTGCAAAATGAAGCTGGTTTGCGCAGGTAGCGATGAAAAAGTCGTCGGCTTACATGGCATTGGCTTTACCGTCGATGAAATGATCCAAGGCTTTGCCGTTGCCATGAAAATGGGCGCAACCAAAGCCGACTTTGATTCTGTGGTGGCGATTCACCCAACGGGCAGCGAAGAATTCGTGACCATGAGATAA
- the prlC gene encoding oligopeptidase A — protein sequence MSNPLLSFTESKDGLPPFSLITPPHVQPAVEQAIADCRAQVEKVLANEAAPSWATICEPLTETDDRLSRIWSPVSHLNSVKNSTELREVYEACLPLLSEYGTWVGQHKGLYQAYKAVKASDEFSTLSTAQQKSINDALKDFELSGIGLPVDQQKRYGEISKRLSELGSTFSNNVLDATMGWSKHITDESELAGMPESAMAAAKANAEAKELDGWLLTLEMPSYIPVMTYCDNQALRQEMYEAFVTRASDRGPNAGKWDNSEVMAEELKLRHEIARLLGFSSYAEKSLATKMAETPAQVMEFLNNLATKAKPQGEREVEELRQFAEQECGVSELNLWDIAYYSEKQKQKLFQISDEELRPYFPESKVVAGLFEVLNRVFGMTVTEKSGVDTWHESVKFFDITDANGELRGSFYLDLYAREHKRGGAWMDECRVRRRLADGSLQSPVAYLTCNFNKPVGDKPALFTHDEVVTLFHEFGHGIHHMLTQVEVAAVSGINGVPWDAVELPSQFLENWCWEEEALSFISGHYQTGEPLPKEMLDKMLAAKNFQSAMFILRQLEFGLFDFTLHSQYDPDIGAKVLETLAEVKAKVAVLPSLEWNRFSHAFSHIFAGGYSAGYYSYLWAEVLSSDAYSRFEEEGIFNKETGQRFLSHILEMGGSEEPMELFKRFRGREPQIDALLRHAGIEG from the coding sequence ATGTCTAATCCGTTACTCTCGTTCACCGAATCCAAAGATGGATTGCCGCCGTTTTCTCTCATCACACCACCACATGTTCAGCCTGCCGTTGAGCAAGCCATTGCCGACTGCCGCGCGCAAGTCGAAAAAGTGTTAGCCAATGAAGCGGCGCCAAGTTGGGCGACCATCTGTGAGCCGTTAACGGAAACTGACGATCGTTTAAGTCGCATTTGGTCGCCTGTTAGTCATTTAAATTCAGTTAAAAACAGTACTGAATTACGTGAAGTGTATGAGGCTTGTCTGCCATTGCTCTCTGAATACGGCACTTGGGTGGGACAACATAAAGGTTTGTATCAAGCGTATAAAGCGGTAAAAGCCAGCGATGAATTTTCCACCTTGTCGACGGCTCAGCAAAAATCGATTAATGATGCGCTAAAAGATTTCGAATTATCTGGCATTGGGTTGCCCGTTGATCAACAAAAACGTTATGGCGAAATCAGTAAACGTTTATCAGAGCTTGGCTCCACATTTTCTAATAATGTGCTCGATGCCACTATGGGGTGGAGCAAGCATATTACCGATGAAAGTGAGTTAGCTGGCATGCCTGAATCTGCGATGGCGGCGGCCAAAGCCAATGCGGAAGCTAAAGAGCTCGACGGTTGGTTGTTGACCTTAGAAATGCCTTCTTATATTCCAGTGATGACCTACTGTGATAATCAAGCACTGCGCCAAGAGATGTATGAAGCCTTTGTGACTCGCGCCTCTGATCGTGGCCCTAATGCTGGTAAGTGGGATAACAGCGAAGTGATGGCGGAAGAATTAAAACTGCGTCATGAAATTGCGCGCCTACTTGGTTTTAGTTCTTATGCGGAAAAATCACTGGCTACTAAAATGGCAGAAACTCCAGCGCAAGTGATGGAGTTTTTGAACAACCTAGCGACGAAAGCGAAGCCTCAAGGTGAGCGTGAAGTGGAAGAGCTACGTCAATTTGCCGAACAAGAATGTGGTGTGAGTGAATTAAACTTATGGGACATTGCCTACTACAGTGAGAAGCAAAAGCAGAAGTTGTTCCAAATTTCGGATGAAGAGCTGCGCCCTTATTTCCCTGAATCAAAAGTGGTGGCGGGCCTGTTTGAAGTGCTAAACCGCGTGTTTGGTATGACAGTGACGGAAAAGTCGGGTGTTGATACTTGGCATGAGTCGGTGAAATTCTTTGACATTACTGATGCCAATGGCGAGCTGCGTGGGAGTTTCTATCTTGATTTATACGCACGTGAGCATAAACGTGGCGGTGCGTGGATGGATGAATGTCGTGTACGTCGTCGCTTAGCTGATGGCTCGTTGCAATCACCGGTAGCCTATTTAACCTGTAACTTTAATAAACCTGTTGGTGATAAACCTGCGCTGTTCACGCATGATGAAGTGGTGACCTTATTCCACGAATTTGGTCATGGTATTCACCACATGTTGACGCAAGTTGAAGTGGCAGCGGTGTCTGGTATCAATGGTGTGCCTTGGGATGCTGTAGAGTTACCAAGCCAGTTCCTCGAAAACTGGTGCTGGGAAGAAGAGGCGCTGTCTTTTATTTCTGGTCACTACCAAACGGGTGAACCGTTACCCAAAGAAATGTTGGATAAAATGTTGGCTGCGAAAAACTTCCAATCCGCGATGTTTATTTTGCGTCAGCTTGAGTTTGGTTTATTCGACTTCACGCTGCACTCACAATACGACCCAGATATTGGCGCGAAAGTGCTGGAAACCTTGGCAGAAGTAAAAGCCAAAGTGGCGGTGCTGCCAAGCTTAGAATGGAACCGTTTCTCACATGCCTTCAGCCATATTTTTGCTGGTGGGTATAGTGCAGGTTACTACAGCTATTTATGGGCAGAAGTGTTATCAAGCGATGCGTATTCACGTTTTGAAGAAGAGGGCATCTTCAACAAAGAAACGGGGCAACGCTTCCTTTCTCACATCCTAGAAATGGGTGGCAGTGAAGAGCCGATGGAATTATTCAAACGTTTCCGTGGTCGTGAGCCGCAAATTGATGCGCTGTTGCGTCATGCGGGGATCGAGGGTTAG
- a CDS encoding dipeptide ABC transporter ATP-binding protein: protein MPLLEVKDLRIEYPSRHGVHTAVKSLSFCIERGEIVGVVGESGAGKSTVGNAVIDLLSPPGRIAGGDVYLDGDRISGLNSEQMRSVRGSKIGFIFQDPMTSLNPLFTVEHQLTETIHANMKVSEQEAYTRALNLMKQVGIPQPENRLKQYPHQFSGGMRQRVVIAIALAGEPDLIIADEPTTALDVSIQDQILNLIRDLCIKNNVGCMLVTHDMGVVSNVTDKVAVMYRGDLVEFGPTAKVLGTPEHPYTHSLISAVPRSDKKFDRFPLVSYIEEAHEMEPLDIKNHWLGQSQDQRDYTGPLLNVENVSLRFTTKDSFFESRREYVQASNNVSFEVHEGETFGLVGESGSGKSTIARVIAGLYAPNEGKVTFEGIDLTAIKSERERRPFRRQMQMVFQNPYTSMNPRMKIFDIIAEPIRFHKLTRDENETRKIVHDLLDHVGLGRMAGLKYPHEFSGGQRQRISIARALATRPRLLICDEPTSALDVSVQAQILNLLKDLQDELNLTMLFISHDLPVIRQMCDRIGVMKMGQLLEVSPTEQLFTAPQHEYSQQLISLMPEFTGLREEIKTA from the coding sequence ATGCCACTTTTAGAAGTTAAAGATCTACGGATTGAATATCCGTCACGTCACGGTGTCCACACCGCAGTTAAATCCCTTTCTTTTTGCATTGAACGAGGTGAAATCGTTGGTGTAGTGGGAGAATCGGGAGCCGGTAAATCTACCGTTGGTAACGCTGTTATTGATTTATTAAGCCCCCCAGGTCGCATTGCTGGTGGCGATGTGTATTTGGATGGCGATAGGATTTCCGGTTTAAATTCGGAACAAATGCGCTCGGTACGTGGTTCAAAGATTGGATTTATTTTCCAAGATCCCATGACCTCCTTAAATCCTCTTTTTACGGTTGAGCATCAATTAACTGAGACCATTCATGCGAACATGAAAGTGTCGGAACAAGAAGCTTACACTCGTGCGTTAAATCTCATGAAACAAGTTGGGATACCACAACCTGAAAATCGCCTGAAGCAGTACCCACACCAATTTTCAGGCGGAATGCGTCAACGGGTGGTGATTGCTATCGCCCTAGCGGGTGAGCCGGATTTAATCATTGCAGATGAACCGACAACGGCACTTGATGTTTCTATCCAAGATCAGATTTTGAATCTAATTCGCGATTTATGTATCAAGAATAATGTTGGCTGCATGCTCGTGACTCACGATATGGGGGTGGTGTCTAACGTAACCGATAAAGTCGCTGTGATGTATCGTGGCGATTTGGTGGAGTTTGGGCCAACAGCAAAAGTGCTGGGAACTCCTGAACACCCTTATACACACAGTCTAATTTCAGCGGTCCCGCGTTCAGATAAAAAATTCGACCGTTTTCCATTAGTGAGTTATATCGAAGAAGCCCATGAGATGGAGCCGCTCGATATCAAAAACCATTGGTTAGGACAAAGCCAAGATCAGCGTGACTATACAGGACCGTTATTGAATGTTGAAAACGTGAGCTTGCGTTTTACCACCAAAGATTCCTTTTTTGAGTCACGTCGAGAATACGTTCAGGCATCTAACAATGTCAGTTTTGAAGTACATGAAGGGGAAACTTTTGGATTAGTTGGAGAATCGGGTTCTGGTAAGTCGACCATTGCACGAGTCATTGCCGGCTTATACGCACCAAATGAGGGCAAAGTCACCTTCGAAGGGATTGATTTGACGGCAATTAAATCTGAACGCGAACGTCGTCCATTCCGCCGTCAGATGCAAATGGTGTTCCAAAACCCTTATACCTCAATGAATCCGCGCATGAAAATTTTCGATATCATCGCCGAACCTATTCGTTTTCATAAATTGACGCGCGATGAGAATGAAACGCGCAAGATCGTCCATGATCTACTTGATCACGTTGGGCTGGGGCGTATGGCTGGATTGAAGTATCCGCATGAATTTTCTGGTGGCCAGCGTCAGCGTATCTCGATTGCTCGTGCATTAGCGACTCGTCCGCGTTTATTAATTTGTGATGAACCGACATCGGCTTTGGATGTATCAGTTCAGGCACAGATCTTGAATCTGTTAAAAGACTTACAAGATGAATTGAATCTGACCATGTTATTTATCAGTCATGATTTACCGGTGATTCGCCAAATGTGCGATCGCATTGGGGTCATGAAAATGGGACAACTATTGGAAGTGTCGCCAACGGAACAATTATTTACTGCTCCGCAACATGAATACAGTCAGCAATTAATTTCTTTAATGCCAGAATTTACAGGTTTAAGAGAAGAGATAAAAACCGCTTAA
- a CDS encoding ABC transporter permease, whose translation MFTFLVKRLFQALIVMFVISLVAFSIQDNLGDPLRELVGQSVSQAERDALRDEMGLNDPFVVKYHRFVVNALHGDLGTSYFFKKPAADVILDKLPATLELVFGASVIIIFLSIPLGVYSAINPKSLLTKAIMAMSSIGISIPVFLTAIMLMYVFSIELGWLPSYGRGDTSDILGWDSGLFTLDGLAHLVLPCISLASIMLPLFVRLVRSEMLEVLSSEYIKFCKAKGLAMNKIYYQHALKNTMLPVLTVGGVQIGTMVAYTILTETVFQWPGTGFLFLEAINRVDTPLITAYVIFVGLIFVVTNTIVDLLYGLVNPTVNITGKGA comes from the coding sequence ATGTTTACGTTTCTGGTCAAGCGCCTGTTTCAGGCACTGATAGTGATGTTTGTGATCAGTTTGGTTGCGTTTTCCATACAGGATAACCTAGGTGACCCGTTGCGTGAGCTCGTCGGACAATCTGTCTCGCAAGCAGAACGTGATGCACTTCGTGATGAGATGGGGCTGAACGATCCGTTTGTGGTGAAATATCACCGTTTTGTGGTCAATGCATTGCATGGCGATCTTGGCACATCTTACTTTTTTAAAAAGCCGGCAGCAGACGTTATTTTAGATAAGTTGCCAGCAACATTAGAACTGGTGTTTGGTGCATCAGTGATCATTATTTTCTTATCGATACCGCTTGGGGTGTATTCGGCCATTAATCCGAAGAGCCTACTGACGAAAGCTATTATGGCGATGAGCAGTATTGGGATTTCGATTCCGGTCTTTCTGACTGCCATTATGTTGATGTATGTGTTTTCCATTGAGCTAGGTTGGTTACCATCTTATGGGCGAGGTGATACCAGTGATATTTTAGGCTGGGATTCAGGCTTATTTACTCTCGATGGTTTGGCGCATTTAGTGCTACCTTGTATTTCACTTGCCTCGATCATGTTGCCATTATTTGTTCGCTTAGTCCGTTCAGAAATGTTGGAAGTATTGAGTTCTGAATACATTAAATTTTGTAAAGCCAAAGGGTTGGCCATGAACAAAATTTATTATCAACATGCATTAAAAAATACCATGCTACCAGTGCTGACGGTGGGTGGGGTACAAATCGGTACTATGGTGGCCTACACCATTTTGACAGAAACTGTCTTCCAATGGCCAGGAACTGGCTTTCTTTTCCTTGAAGCGATTAACCGTGTCGATACGCCGTTAATTACCGCTTACGTTATCTTCGTTGGTTTGATTTTCGTGGTCACCAATACCATCGTTGATTTGCTATATGGCTTGGTTAACCCAACCGTCAATATCACAGGAAAAGGAGCATAA
- a CDS encoding ABC transporter permease, with product MNQQTSSIVPTRWERFKQSDILYYFLRDKVAMVSFAVFMVFFVAAVLSPWIAPTNPYDLTSIDIMNSELPPSWMAGGESAFWLGTDDQGRDIFSTILYGSRLSLMIGFCAVAVQLFLGIIIGLSAGYFGGRIDSFLMRFADVQLSFSTMMVAIIVSAIFKASFGGEFYSEYAVLMLIVIIGVAEWPQYARTIRASVLAEKEKEYVEAARVMGFRSPRIMFRHILPNCLSPILVISTVQIANAIMSEAALSFLGLGLPVDQPSLGSLISIGFNYIFSGSWWITAFPGIVLVTIVLVINLLGDWLRDVFNPKLYKG from the coding sequence ATGAATCAGCAAACCTCATCTATTGTTCCTACTCGTTGGGAGCGTTTTAAGCAGTCGGATATTTTATATTATTTCTTACGTGATAAAGTCGCGATGGTTAGCTTTGCGGTGTTTATGGTATTCTTTGTCGCGGCGGTGTTATCACCTTGGATCGCTCCAACCAACCCGTATGATTTAACTTCAATTGATATCATGAACTCAGAGCTTCCTCCATCGTGGATGGCCGGAGGGGAAAGTGCATTTTGGCTAGGAACGGACGATCAAGGACGTGATATTTTTTCGACCATTTTGTATGGGTCTCGTTTGTCGCTAATGATAGGTTTTTGTGCGGTGGCGGTACAATTATTCCTTGGCATCATTATTGGTTTGTCTGCCGGTTATTTTGGTGGACGTATTGATAGCTTTTTAATGCGTTTTGCAGATGTTCAGCTGTCCTTTTCAACTATGATGGTGGCGATCATTGTATCGGCTATTTTCAAAGCCAGTTTTGGCGGAGAGTTTTACAGTGAATATGCGGTCTTGATGTTGATTGTGATTATTGGGGTAGCCGAATGGCCGCAATATGCACGTACTATTCGAGCCTCGGTATTGGCTGAGAAGGAAAAAGAATATGTAGAAGCGGCGCGTGTAATGGGCTTCCGTTCTCCACGTATTATGTTCCGTCATATTTTGCCAAACTGTTTATCACCAATTTTGGTTATTTCAACGGTGCAAATTGCTAATGCGATTATGTCGGAAGCGGCGTTATCTTTTCTAGGATTGGGCTTACCGGTTGATCAACCCTCTCTAGGTTCATTAATCAGTATTGGCTTTAATTATATTTTCTCCGGTTCTTGGTGGATCACGGCTTTCCCTGGGATTGTATTAGTAACCATAGTGTTAGTGATTAACTTATTAGGTGACTGGTTACGCGATGTCTTTAACCCGAAACTGTATAAAGGTTAA
- a CDS encoding 23S rRNA (adenine(2030)-N(6))-methyltransferase RlmJ, translating to MLSYRHSFHAGNHADVVKHIVQSLILNALKQKEKPFVYHDTHAGVGRYDLTHEWSEKTGEYKQGIARIWQQDLPEEITSYLQAIKTLNEGDELRYYPGSPRVARAHLRQQDRMVLTELHPSDHPLLEQEFHRDRQVSIHKKDGFEHLKASLPPKERRGLVLIDPPYELAHEYQDVVKAIAQSYKRWSTGVYAIWYPVVYRHTIDDMLAGLKDLGIRKILQIELGVSPDSNERGMTASGMIVINPPWKLESQMNEILPLLKQAIAPATGHVKVDWVVPE from the coding sequence ATGCTGAGTTATCGCCATAGTTTCCACGCTGGCAATCACGCCGATGTGGTAAAGCACATCGTGCAAAGCCTGATTCTTAATGCCTTAAAGCAAAAAGAAAAACCTTTCGTGTACCATGATACACATGCTGGGGTTGGACGTTATGACTTAACCCATGAGTGGTCAGAAAAAACCGGCGAATACAAACAAGGTATTGCGCGTATATGGCAGCAAGATTTGCCGGAAGAAATAACAAGCTATCTGCAGGCGATTAAAACCTTAAATGAAGGTGATGAACTTCGTTATTATCCGGGTTCTCCACGCGTAGCACGTGCTCACTTACGTCAACAAGATCGCATGGTCTTAACAGAACTGCATCCGAGCGATCACCCTCTTTTAGAGCAAGAATTTCATCGCGACCGTCAAGTTTCGATCCACAAAAAAGACGGCTTTGAACATTTAAAAGCCAGTCTGCCACCTAAAGAACGTCGTGGATTGGTCCTTATCGACCCGCCGTATGAATTGGCGCATGAGTATCAAGATGTGGTCAAGGCCATCGCACAAAGCTATAAACGTTGGTCTACTGGGGTGTATGCCATTTGGTATCCAGTGGTCTATCGCCACACCATTGATGACATGTTAGCTGGCTTAAAAGATCTGGGAATTCGTAAAATTCTACAAATTGAATTAGGAGTTTCACCAGACAGTAATGAACGTGGTATGACGGCTTCTGGGATGATTGTCATTAATCCTCCGTGGAAACTTGAAAGCCAAATGAATGAGATCCTACCCTTATTAAAACAAGCCATCGCCCCGGCGACAGGTCACGTCAAAGTCGATTGGGTAGTGCCAGAATAA
- a CDS encoding ABC transporter substrate-binding protein, which translates to MKMMKTKLALALAATGLSFNALAADITVAYDADPVSLDPQEQLSGGTLQLSHMVFDPLVRYTQSLEFEPRLATKWERIDGHTMRFHLRQGVKFHSGNTMTADDVIWTFQRLQKSPDFKGIFTPFTDMVKVDDYTIDIKTEEGFPLVLQTATYIFPMDSKFYSESPDKGEIVKHGNSFASTHESGTGPFIVSDREQGVKVDFTRFKDYWDKDSKGNVDNLTLKPIKENATRVAALLSGGVDMIAPVAPNDQQRVKDAKGFELVTLPGTRIITFQLNQDSNPALKDARVRQAIVYAINNEGIAKRIMKGFATAAGQQSPEGYAGYNPELKPRYDLKKAQELMKEAGYEKGLSLTMIAPNNRYVNDAQIAQATAAMLSKIGIKVDLKTMPKAQYWPEFDKCSADILMVGWHSDTEDSANLTEFLTMTRNEQTGKGQYNCGHYSNPEVDKLITEANVNTDPASRAQQLQKVEAILYQDAAFVPLHWENLAWAAKSNVHIAPIVNGMNFPYFGDLVVDEK; encoded by the coding sequence ATGAAAATGATGAAGACCAAATTGGCACTTGCTTTGGCAGCAACAGGTTTGAGTTTTAACGCATTAGCGGCCGATATTACCGTGGCGTATGATGCTGATCCGGTATCGCTTGATCCACAAGAGCAATTGTCTGGCGGTACACTTCAACTTTCTCACATGGTCTTTGACCCATTGGTTCGTTACACCCAATCTCTCGAGTTTGAACCACGTCTTGCGACAAAATGGGAACGTATTGATGGTCACACAATGCGCTTTCATCTACGCCAAGGGGTGAAGTTTCACTCTGGCAATACCATGACTGCGGATGATGTTATTTGGACTTTCCAGCGTTTACAAAAATCTCCTGACTTCAAAGGTATCTTCACGCCATTCACCGATATGGTAAAAGTGGATGATTATACGATCGACATTAAGACTGAAGAAGGTTTCCCGCTGGTTCTACAGACCGCTACTTACATTTTCCCGATGGACAGTAAGTTTTATTCTGAGTCGCCAGATAAAGGTGAGATTGTGAAGCATGGTAATTCATTTGCTTCTACCCATGAGTCAGGTACAGGGCCATTTATCGTTTCTGATCGTGAGCAAGGGGTAAAAGTCGACTTTACTCGTTTTAAAGATTATTGGGATAAAGACAGCAAAGGTAACGTTGATAATCTCACTCTTAAACCGATCAAAGAAAATGCAACCCGAGTTGCTGCCTTGCTTTCTGGTGGTGTTGACATGATTGCTCCTGTTGCTCCTAATGACCAACAACGTGTTAAAGATGCTAAAGGTTTTGAGCTCGTTACCCTACCTGGCACACGTATTATTACCTTCCAACTTAACCAAGATAGTAACCCTGCACTAAAAGATGCGCGCGTGCGTCAAGCGATCGTGTATGCCATCAACAATGAAGGTATTGCAAAACGTATCATGAAAGGCTTCGCTACGGCGGCAGGCCAGCAGAGTCCAGAAGGTTATGCTGGCTATAACCCAGAGTTAAAACCGCGCTATGATTTGAAAAAAGCGCAAGAACTGATGAAAGAAGCGGGTTATGAAAAAGGGTTAAGTTTGACCATGATTGCGCCAAATAACCGTTATGTGAACGATGCGCAGATTGCACAAGCAACGGCGGCAATGCTGTCAAAAATTGGTATTAAAGTTGATCTAAAAACCATGCCAAAAGCGCAATATTGGCCTGAGTTTGATAAATGCTCAGCCGATATCTTGATGGTAGGGTGGCACTCAGATACGGAAGATTCAGCGAACTTGACTGAATTTTTAACCATGACTCGTAACGAACAAACGGGTAAAGGCCAGTATAACTGTGGTCATTATTCTAACCCTGAAGTCGATAAACTGATTACCGAAGCCAACGTGAATACCGATCCGGCCTCTCGTGCACAACAATTACAGAAAGTCGAAGCGATTCTATATCAGGATGCTGCTTTCGTTCCACTGCATTGGGAAAACCTAGCATGGGCTGCTAAATCTAACGTTCATATTGCACCGATCGTGAACGGCATGAACTTCCCATACTTTGGTGATTTAGTGGTGGATGAAAAATAA